In the genome of Candidatus Saccharimonadales bacterium, one region contains:
- the nusB gene encoding transcription antitermination factor NusB codes for MASNRHLGRIVALQTLYEQDFRRECQDETFDLTEVMARNISRYDEMIDDKDFIEQLVHGVDKKEKELDDTIRPLAPEWPIEQIARMDRVILRIGAYELLFEKDVPPKVVINEAVELAKAFGGDNSSKFINGVLGSVLRQKEGEPAEAPQPQKD; via the coding sequence ATGGCTTCTAATCGTCACTTAGGTCGGATAGTCGCCCTGCAAACTCTGTACGAGCAGGATTTTCGGCGCGAGTGTCAAGACGAGACCTTTGATCTTACCGAAGTAATGGCTCGCAACATAAGTCGTTACGATGAGATGATTGACGATAAGGACTTCATCGAACAATTGGTTCATGGTGTCGATAAGAAAGAGAAAGAGTTGGATGATACTATCCGGCCCTTGGCGCCAGAATGGCCCATTGAGCAAATAGCCCGCATGGACCGTGTTATCTTGCGTATCGGCGCTTATGAACTGTTGTTTGAAAAAGACGTTCCGCCTAAGGTTGTAATCAATGAAGCTGTCGAACTAGCCAAAGCATTCGGCGGCGACAATTCCTCGAAATTCATCAACGGCGTTTTAGGTAGTGTTTTGCGTCAAAAAGAAGGCGAGCCTGCCGAAGCGCCACAACCCCAAAAGGACTAA
- a CDS encoding NUDIX domain-containing protein: MKRPKPIAGFKKLVHRPGIQEVVREPTAGGIVYRPSKKNPQTVEILLIQDSKGRWTIPKGHIEEGETARQTAQREITEETGLKEMQVLDWLGKINFRYRRGNSLVLMTTEIFLVKAQGNTDEVKPEKWMTSLGWLPATDALEKIEYEDIGKLILIALKKIRTNNQEK; the protein is encoded by the coding sequence ATGAAAAGACCAAAGCCAATCGCCGGCTTTAAAAAACTTGTGCATCGGCCTGGTATTCAGGAAGTTGTCCGCGAGCCAACCGCCGGCGGTATTGTTTACCGGCCAAGCAAAAAAAATCCTCAAACTGTCGAAATCCTACTAATCCAAGACAGCAAGGGTCGCTGGACCATTCCAAAAGGCCATATCGAAGAGGGTGAAACTGCCCGCCAGACCGCCCAGCGCGAAATTACCGAGGAAACCGGTCTAAAAGAGATGCAAGTGCTTGATTGGCTTGGCAAAATTAATTTTCGGTATCGCCGGGGCAACAGTCTGGTGCTGATGACTACCGAAATCTTTTTAGTCAAAGCCCAGGGCAACACCGACGAAGTTAAGCCCGAAAAATGGATGACCAGTTTGGGTTGGCTGCCGGCTACCGATGCGCTTGAAAAAATCGAATACGAAGACATCGGTAAGCTGATTTTGATAGCATTAAAGAAAATTAGAACGAATAATCAGGAGAAATAA